The Sphingobium sp. JS3065 genome includes a region encoding these proteins:
- a CDS encoding DUF6356 family protein, whose translation MACMIHGLVPALFTRTGSATVKRLYGEMRQRQPDLAERQPAYLSPQWRPEYEI comes from the coding sequence CTGGCCTGCATGATCCACGGGCTGGTGCCGGCCCTTTTTACCCGCACCGGCAGCGCGACGGTCAAGCGCCTCTACGGCGAGATGCGCCAGCGCCAGCCCGATCTGGCGGAACGGCAACCCGCCTATCTCAGCCCGCAATGGCGCCCGGAATATGAGATTTGA
- a CDS encoding aminotransferase yields MSTGMNARNPIGHPVYRDMPTTIFEKMSARARETGAINLGQGFPDSQGPEAILRAAADALLTRSNQYPPMAGLAELREAVAAHYARHQGLDLSAQEVIVTSGATEAIADSLLALVRPGDEVLVLAPLYDAYLPLIERAGGVARVLRLTPPDWRIGREALEAAVTENTRFLLMNNPVNPTGIALRDEELALLAAFCVEHELIAICDEVWEHVTFDNIAHKPLMGFPGMRERTVKIGSAGKIFSVTGWKVGWMCAAPPIATLLARAHQFVTFTTPPALQWAVAEGLGKPESWFAAMRAGYQASRDRLAEGLRGAGYAMNASAATWFVTVDLPASGIDMDDVSFCERIIGEAGVAAIPISAFYPAEPVTHLVRLCFSKGDEVLDQAVARLAAFRSSLG; encoded by the coding sequence ATGTCGACCGGCATGAACGCCCGCAATCCCATTGGCCATCCCGTCTATCGGGACATGCCCACCACCATTTTCGAGAAAATGTCGGCCCGCGCACGCGAAACCGGGGCGATCAATCTGGGGCAGGGATTTCCCGATTCGCAGGGGCCGGAGGCAATATTGCGCGCCGCCGCCGATGCGCTGCTGACCCGGTCCAACCAATATCCGCCGATGGCGGGGCTGGCCGAATTGCGGGAGGCGGTGGCGGCGCATTATGCGCGGCACCAGGGGTTGGACCTTTCCGCGCAGGAGGTCATCGTCACCTCCGGCGCGACGGAGGCGATTGCCGACAGCCTGCTCGCGCTGGTCCGGCCCGGCGACGAGGTGCTGGTGCTGGCGCCGCTCTACGATGCCTATCTGCCGCTGATCGAGCGGGCGGGCGGCGTGGCGCGGGTTCTGCGCCTTACCCCGCCCGACTGGCGGATCGGGCGGGAGGCGCTGGAAGCGGCCGTCACTGAAAATACCCGCTTCCTGCTGATGAACAATCCGGTGAACCCGACCGGCATCGCCCTGCGCGACGAGGAGCTGGCGCTGCTGGCCGCGTTTTGCGTGGAGCATGAGCTGATCGCGATCTGCGACGAGGTGTGGGAGCATGTCACCTTCGACAACATCGCGCACAAGCCGCTGATGGGCTTTCCCGGCATGCGGGAACGCACGGTGAAGATCGGGTCGGCGGGGAAGATCTTCTCCGTCACGGGCTGGAAGGTCGGCTGGATGTGCGCCGCGCCGCCCATCGCCACGCTGCTGGCGCGGGCGCATCAGTTCGTCACCTTCACCACGCCGCCTGCGCTGCAATGGGCGGTGGCGGAGGGGTTGGGGAAGCCGGAAAGCTGGTTCGCGGCCATGCGGGCGGGCTATCAGGCGTCGCGGGACCGGCTGGCGGAGGGATTGCGCGGGGCGGGCTATGCCATGAACGCCAGCGCGGCGACCTGGTTCGTGACCGTCGACCTGCCTGCGTCGGGCATCGATATGGACGACGTCAGCTTTTGCGAGCGGATCATCGGTGAGGCGGGGGTCGCGGCGATCCCGATTTCCGCCTTCTATCCCGCAGAGCCGGTGACGCATCTCGTGCGCCTCTGCTTTTCCAAGGGGGACGAG